In Paenibacillus hexagrammi, the following are encoded in one genomic region:
- a CDS encoding ABC transporter substrate-binding protein, with translation MLKRLTVLVPILILVSGCSSEQSEVIRAVKQSPEKIVLRIFDRKVEVADKLKGLEALYEKEHPEVDLKVETLGSNANFNEELYSKIALNEAPDIFSVDGYGSFEFWKDIAYDVTDKSWMKEVITGTTDSVTREGRIYGTPIALEAYGFLYNKELFRQARITQIPTTLNELRIAAQTLQSKGITPFSNGYREFWVNGMHNFNVAVASQPDPHAFLEQARKGQIDFTRNKELMGWVDLLDLTLDYGNKQPVATDYNTQVKAFIDGKAAMMQQGNWTQLTISQSNPNLQVGMLPMPVDDANRDYIYTGVPNYWIINKESEHPQEAEKFMNWLLTSETGKQFLIKQLKFVPALKNFDYKSDDLGSIAESMQEYTEAGKTKMWYWDYFPEGATGKISDLMQAYMEKKINREQLLKGIQSLFVESNQKGGK, from the coding sequence ATGTTGAAAAGATTAACCGTGTTGGTGCCTATACTAATTTTGGTATCAGGATGTTCTTCAGAGCAGAGTGAAGTTATTCGTGCTGTCAAACAATCGCCTGAGAAAATCGTACTGCGAATATTTGACAGAAAAGTGGAAGTCGCAGACAAGCTTAAAGGACTGGAAGCTCTGTATGAGAAAGAGCACCCGGAAGTGGATCTGAAAGTGGAGACGCTAGGAAGTAATGCTAATTTTAACGAAGAACTCTATTCAAAAATCGCTTTGAATGAAGCGCCGGACATATTTTCTGTTGATGGCTACGGGAGCTTTGAATTTTGGAAAGATATCGCTTATGACGTAACCGACAAATCATGGATGAAGGAAGTCATAACAGGCACTACGGATTCAGTTACAAGAGAAGGTCGCATCTACGGAACCCCGATAGCTCTTGAGGCATATGGTTTCTTGTACAACAAGGAGCTATTTCGGCAAGCACGTATTACTCAAATTCCAACGACTCTCAATGAACTTCGGATCGCAGCCCAAACTCTGCAGTCCAAAGGAATTACTCCATTTTCAAACGGGTATCGAGAGTTCTGGGTGAATGGTATGCATAATTTCAATGTTGCGGTGGCCAGTCAACCGGATCCGCATGCTTTTCTTGAGCAGGCCCGTAAGGGTCAGATCGATTTTACTCGTAATAAAGAGCTTATGGGTTGGGTGGATTTGCTTGATTTGACATTGGATTATGGAAACAAGCAACCTGTAGCTACAGACTATAACACGCAGGTAAAAGCTTTCATAGATGGCAAAGCGGCCATGATGCAGCAAGGAAACTGGACGCAGCTTACTATCTCTCAATCGAATCCGAATCTTCAAGTAGGCATGCTTCCGATGCCTGTGGACGATGCAAATCGGGATTATATCTATACCGGCGTGCCGAACTACTGGATCATTAATAAAGAATCGGAACATCCACAAGAAGCGGAGAAATTCATGAACTGGCTATTAACCAGTGAAACGGGAAAGCAGTTTTTGATCAAACAGCTAAAGTTTGTGCCAGCACTAAAAAACTTTGATTATAAGTCAGACGATTTGGGAAGCATTGCCGAGTCTATGCAAGAGTACACAGAGGCGGGAAAAACAAAAATGTGGTACTGGGACTATTTCCCGGAAGGTGCGACAGGGAAGATATCCGACCTCATGCAAGCCTATATGGAAAAGAAAATAAATCGAGAACAGTTGTTGAAGGGCATCCAGTCGTTGTTCGTAGAGTCGAATCAGAAGGGCGGTAAGTGA
- a CDS encoding LuxR C-terminal-related transcriptional regulator, protein MVKVILADHQRLVCEGIKFILEKDVEIQVEGYALNEGDALMLCRQIKPHVLILDFHSPQGDCFELVAHVFSHFPATNIIILTSSWDAHTFFQALRNGVSGYLPKSIQSSELIMSVKSAALGLRVLHKEMPNELFGRFKPRTTLEWKRSILKNNEITEREIRIIRYVAEGKENSEIAASMFLSVGTVKNTISLIFKKLGLKDRIELAVFATKNDLNGMD, encoded by the coding sequence ATGGTGAAAGTCATTTTAGCGGATCATCAGCGGCTTGTTTGCGAAGGTATTAAGTTTATTTTGGAAAAGGATGTTGAGATCCAAGTTGAAGGATATGCCCTGAATGAAGGGGATGCACTTATGCTTTGTCGACAAATTAAGCCTCATGTGCTCATCCTTGATTTCCATAGTCCACAAGGGGACTGTTTCGAGCTTGTCGCTCATGTGTTCAGCCATTTTCCGGCGACGAATATCATTATTTTAACTTCTTCCTGGGATGCGCATACCTTTTTCCAAGCGCTCCGCAACGGAGTCAGTGGGTATTTGCCCAAAAGCATACAATCGAGTGAACTCATCATGTCGGTAAAAAGCGCGGCGCTCGGACTGCGAGTCCTTCATAAAGAGATGCCTAATGAATTATTCGGCCGCTTTAAGCCTCGCACAACGTTAGAATGGAAGCGTTCTATTTTGAAAAATAATGAAATTACCGAAAGGGAAATCCGCATCATCCGGTATGTAGCTGAAGGCAAAGAGAACAGCGAGATCGCCGCAAGCATGTTTTTGTCGGTAGGAACCGTAAAAAACACGATTTCGCTTATTTTCAAAAAGCTGGGTCTGAAAGATCGTATCGAATTAGCGGTTTTTGCCACCAAAAACGATTTGAATGGAATGGATTGA
- the sigK gene encoding RNA polymerase sporulation sigma factor SigK, with amino-acid sequence MPGLFGAIALLIKQVTLLVSYVKNNAFPQPLAEDEEEKHLRLMAEGNEHSRNMLIEHNLRLVAHIVKKFDNTGEDLEDLISIGTIGLIKAIESFSPNKGTKLATFAARCIENEILMHLRSLKKTRKDVSLHDPIGTDKEGNEITLIDILGSEADDVVDAVQLKIEKSKIYKNLDILDEREKEVVVGRFGLELGGEERTQREIAKELGISRSYVSRIEKRALMKLYHEFYKAKR; translated from the coding sequence ATGCCTGGTTTGTTTGGTGCAATAGCCTTATTAATTAAACAGGTGACATTGCTTGTTTCCTATGTTAAGAATAATGCCTTTCCGCAACCCTTGGCAGAAGACGAGGAAGAAAAGCATCTAAGACTCATGGCAGAGGGGAACGAACACTCCAGAAATATGTTAATTGAGCACAATTTAAGACTTGTCGCGCATATAGTCAAAAAATTCGATAACACAGGTGAAGACCTGGAGGATTTGATCTCGATTGGAACAATAGGATTGATTAAAGCGATTGAATCGTTCTCTCCGAATAAAGGGACGAAGCTGGCGACGTTCGCTGCGCGTTGTATCGAGAATGAGATCCTTATGCATCTTCGTTCGCTGAAGAAAACGCGTAAAGATGTGTCCCTGCACGACCCGATCGGCACGGACAAAGAGGGCAATGAAATCACATTGATTGATATCCTTGGCAGCGAAGCGGACGATGTTGTAGACGCCGTGCAGCTGAAAATCGAGAAGAGTAAAATTTATAAAAATTTAGATATATTGGATGAGCGGGAGAAAGAAGTTGTTGTTGGCAGGTTTGGTTTGGAGCTTGGCGGGGAAGAGAGGACGCAGCGGGAGATTGCGAAGGAGCTTGGGATCTCGCGGAGTTACGTGTCAAGGATAGAAAAAAGGGCGCTCATGAAGCTGTATCATGAGTTTTATAAGGCGAAGCGATGA